A window of the Streptomyces griseochromogenes genome harbors these coding sequences:
- the ehuC gene encoding ectoine/hydroxyectoine ABC transporter permease subunit EhuC, with protein sequence MTSGLWELVLKGVWTTVQLLVFSALLAAAVSFVVGAARTHRLWIVRFLAGFYTEVFRGTSALVMIFWVFFVLPIAFGWQLVPMWAGTLALGLTYGAYGSEIVRGALNAVDPAQKEGGVALGFTPWQRLRLVVLPQAVPEMIPSFCNLLIELLKGTALVSVMGMGDLTFSAGLVRLALQQSAEIYTYVLLIYFAIAFVLTRLMRALEKRLKAGIGKEAGTFSAARELKRAQTTGVGGSGVV encoded by the coding sequence ATGACCTCGGGGCTGTGGGAACTCGTACTCAAGGGGGTCTGGACGACCGTCCAGCTGCTCGTCTTCAGCGCGCTGCTGGCCGCCGCCGTCTCCTTCGTCGTCGGTGCCGCGCGCACCCACCGGCTGTGGATCGTGCGCTTCCTCGCCGGCTTCTACACCGAGGTCTTCCGCGGCACCTCGGCACTGGTGATGATCTTCTGGGTGTTCTTCGTGCTGCCGATCGCCTTCGGCTGGCAGCTGGTGCCCATGTGGGCGGGCACGCTGGCGCTCGGGCTGACGTACGGCGCGTACGGCTCGGAGATCGTGCGCGGCGCGCTCAACGCGGTCGACCCGGCGCAGAAGGAGGGCGGCGTCGCTCTCGGCTTCACGCCCTGGCAGCGGCTCAGGCTGGTCGTACTGCCCCAGGCGGTGCCGGAGATGATCCCGTCCTTCTGCAACCTGCTCATCGAGCTGCTCAAGGGCACCGCGCTGGTGTCGGTCATGGGCATGGGCGATCTGACGTTCAGCGCCGGCCTGGTGCGGCTGGCGCTCCAGCAGAGCGCGGAGATCTACACGTACGTGCTGCTGATCTACTTCGCGATCGCCTTCGTGCTCACGCGGCTGATGCGCGCTCTGGAGAAGCGGCTGAAGGCGGGGATCGGCAAGGAGGCCGGCACGTTCTCGGCGGCCCGTGAGCTCAAACGCGCGCAGACGACCGGTGTCGGGGGGAGTGGTGTCGTATGA
- the ehuD gene encoding ectoine/hydroxyectoine ABC transporter permease subunit EhuD: MTWDWNAVRDFMPHFWDGLLVTLQILALGSLLSFTLGLVWTLLMRAPSRWVRWPVGVVTEFVRNTPLLVQLFFLFYVLPEWGLTFSALATGIFAIGLHYSTYTMQVYRAGIEAVPVGQWEAATALNLPLWRTWTAVILPQAIRRVIPALGNYVIAMLKDTPMLMVITVLEMLGRARLFSQQHFQFTEPLTVIGVAFILISYLASLLLRALERRLVR, from the coding sequence ATGACGTGGGACTGGAACGCCGTGCGCGACTTCATGCCGCACTTCTGGGACGGGCTGCTGGTCACGCTGCAGATCCTGGCCCTCGGTTCGCTGCTGTCGTTCACCCTCGGCCTGGTCTGGACGCTGCTGATGCGCGCGCCGAGCCGGTGGGTGCGCTGGCCCGTCGGGGTGGTCACGGAGTTCGTGCGCAACACCCCGCTGCTGGTCCAGCTGTTCTTCCTCTTCTACGTGCTGCCCGAGTGGGGCCTGACCTTCTCGGCCCTGGCCACCGGGATCTTCGCGATCGGCCTGCACTACTCGACGTACACGATGCAGGTCTACCGGGCCGGTATCGAGGCGGTGCCCGTGGGCCAGTGGGAGGCGGCGACGGCGCTGAACCTGCCCCTGTGGCGGACCTGGACCGCGGTGATCCTGCCGCAGGCGATCCGCCGGGTGATCCCCGCCCTCGGCAACTACGTGATCGCGATGCTCAAGGACACGCCGATGCTGATGGTGATCACCGTGCTGGAGATGCTCGGGCGGGCCCGGCTCTTCTCCCAGCAGCACTTCCAGTTCACCGAGCCCCTCACCGTGATCGGGGTGGCCTTCATCCTCATCTCCTACCTGGCCTCCCTTCTTCTGCGAGCCCTGGAGCGACGCCTTGTCCGTTGA
- the ehuA gene encoding ectoine/hydroxyectoine ABC transporter ATP-binding protein EhuA, which produces MSVETRTKSSVTDAQPTELIRLAGVTKRFGANTVLDQLDFSVDAGKHVTLIGPSGSGKTTILRLLMTLTKPDEGTITVDGQQLFPAPEKQIREVRKKIGMVFQQFNLFPNMSVLRNITEAPVQVLGMSRDEAEARARELLDLVGLADKCDARPTRLSGGQQQRVAIARALAMRPRVLLLDEVTSALDPELVAGVLDLLRDIARSTDITMLCVTHEMGFARDISDQVLMFDSGRVIESGPPEKIFSDPEQDRTREFLSAVL; this is translated from the coding sequence TTGTCCGTTGAGACCCGTACGAAGTCGTCCGTCACCGACGCCCAGCCGACCGAGCTGATCCGCCTGGCGGGCGTCACCAAGCGCTTCGGCGCCAACACCGTCCTCGACCAGCTGGACTTCTCCGTCGACGCCGGCAAGCACGTGACCCTGATCGGCCCCTCCGGCTCCGGCAAGACCACGATCCTCAGACTGCTGATGACCCTCACCAAGCCGGACGAGGGCACGATCACGGTCGACGGGCAACAGCTCTTCCCGGCGCCGGAGAAGCAGATCCGGGAGGTCCGCAAGAAGATCGGGATGGTGTTCCAGCAGTTCAACCTGTTCCCGAACATGAGCGTGCTGCGGAACATCACCGAGGCGCCGGTGCAGGTACTCGGCATGTCCAGGGACGAGGCCGAGGCGCGCGCCCGCGAGCTGCTGGACCTGGTGGGGCTCGCCGACAAGTGCGACGCCCGGCCCACCCGGCTCTCGGGCGGCCAGCAGCAGCGGGTGGCGATCGCCAGGGCGCTGGCGATGCGGCCGCGCGTGCTGCTGCTGGACGAGGTGACCTCCGCGCTCGACCCCGAGCTGGTCGCGGGAGTCCTCGATCTGCTCAGGGACATCGCGCGCAGCACCGACATCACCATGCTGTGCGTGACCCATGAGATGGGTTTCGCCCGGGACATCTCCGACCAGGTGCTGATGTTCGACTCCGGGCGGGTCATCGAGTCGGGCCCGCCGGAGAAGATCTTCAGCGATCCGGAGCAGGACCGCACCCGGGAATTCCTCAGCGCGGTGCTCTGA
- a CDS encoding IclR family transcriptional regulator, which yields MALMHEPTAPYHSAQDALRVLETVARHPAGVTDTELARRTGLGPERLTGLLRMLRREGYVEQITDGAYVTGDTLRRLTSAHGRERALRDKLQHTLDRLRDSVGAAVYMSRYVDGEVRVTQYAAGPTTPAVNEWVDFRYSAHATAVGKSLLTQLDHNARRDHLSRHKMARLTSRTITSDKLLLSRLESQPPTVPVLDLQEYAIGTVCAAVPITAGSSVGCLALSLPVEHAHRLRQAADALNRNAAPVLLSLTI from the coding sequence GTGGCGCTGATGCACGAGCCGACCGCCCCGTACCACTCGGCCCAGGACGCGCTGCGCGTGCTGGAGACCGTGGCCCGTCACCCCGCCGGCGTCACCGACACCGAGCTGGCCCGCCGCACCGGCCTGGGGCCCGAGCGACTGACCGGCCTGCTGCGCATGCTGCGCCGTGAGGGCTACGTCGAGCAGATCACCGACGGGGCGTACGTCACCGGGGACACGCTGCGCCGCCTCACCTCGGCGCACGGCCGCGAGCGCGCCCTGCGCGACAAGCTCCAGCACACGCTGGACCGGCTGCGGGACTCGGTCGGCGCGGCCGTCTACATGAGCCGTTACGTGGACGGCGAGGTCAGGGTCACCCAGTACGCCGCCGGTCCGACCACCCCGGCGGTCAACGAATGGGTCGACTTCCGCTACTCCGCCCACGCCACCGCCGTGGGCAAGAGCCTGCTGACCCAGCTGGACCACAACGCCCGCCGCGACCATCTCTCCCGGCACAAGATGGCCCGCCTCACCTCGCGCACCATCACCAGCGACAAGCTGCTGCTCTCCCGTCTGGAGTCCCAGCCGCCGACGGTGCCCGTGCTGGACCTCCAGGAATACGCGATCGGGACGGTCTGCGCGGCCGTCCCGATCACCGCGGGGTCGTCGGTCGGCTGCCTGGCGCTGTCGCTCCCCGTGGAGCACGCGCACCGGCTCCGGCAGGCCGCGGACGCGCTGAACCGGAACGCGGCACCGGTCCTGCTCTCGCTCACGATCTAG
- a CDS encoding DUF3592 domain-containing protein, which translates to MEALFYVVPTLMIALAVFALVRLVGRAQEVRSAWNSGLTAEARCLRTYTTTSGGGETSVSTTLHHVYEFTTREGRAVRFEESNGPGTTVEGDIVTVHYAAERPERATAHAPARGRLAAESGCVLAFLGVFIAGCVAFMVAAHLMFSAVDGLLP; encoded by the coding sequence ATGGAAGCACTGTTCTACGTCGTGCCGACGCTCATGATCGCCCTGGCGGTCTTCGCCCTGGTCAGGCTGGTCGGCCGCGCCCAGGAGGTGCGCAGCGCCTGGAACAGCGGGCTGACGGCCGAGGCGCGGTGCCTGCGGACGTACACGACGACCAGCGGTGGCGGTGAGACCTCCGTGAGCACGACGCTGCACCACGTGTACGAGTTCACCACCCGCGAGGGCCGTGCCGTCCGCTTCGAGGAGAGCAACGGGCCGGGGACGACCGTCGAGGGCGACATCGTCACCGTGCACTACGCGGCCGAGCGTCCCGAGCGGGCCACGGCGCACGCCCCGGCGCGTGGGAGGCTCGCGGCCGAGTCGGGCTGCGTACTGGCCTTCCTCGGCGTGTTCATCGCGGGCTGTGTCGCCTTCATGGTCGCCGCCCATCTGATGTTCTCGGCGGTGGACGGGCTGCTGCCGTAA
- a CDS encoding lytic polysaccharide monooxygenase auxiliary activity family 9 protein has protein sequence MRTKTRLSVLSAAVLGVVTAGAFVLSTGGASGHGYTDLPISRQKLCQNGTVANCGDIQWEPQSVEGPKGFPAAGPADGQICNGGLSRFAQLSSPTTPSGAAWPATKVTGGQSYTFRWQFTAMHATTDFKYYVTKPGWDQNHALTRSDLNLTPFLTVPYNGQRPPATLSHSGTLPSGLSGHHVILAVWTIADTGNAFYACSDVTF, from the coding sequence ATGCGCACCAAGACCAGATTGTCTGTGTTGTCCGCGGCCGTGCTGGGCGTGGTGACCGCCGGAGCCTTCGTGCTCTCCACCGGCGGCGCCAGCGGGCACGGCTACACCGACCTCCCCATCAGCAGGCAGAAGCTCTGCCAGAACGGCACCGTGGCGAACTGCGGCGACATCCAGTGGGAGCCGCAGAGCGTCGAGGGACCCAAGGGCTTCCCGGCCGCAGGTCCCGCCGACGGCCAGATCTGCAACGGCGGCCTGAGCCGCTTCGCCCAGCTCAGCTCGCCCACCACGCCGTCCGGCGCGGCCTGGCCCGCCACCAAGGTGACCGGCGGTCAGTCGTACACCTTCCGCTGGCAGTTCACCGCCATGCACGCCACGACGGACTTCAAGTACTACGTCACCAAGCCGGGCTGGGACCAGAACCACGCCCTGACGCGCTCCGACCTCAACCTCACTCCGTTCCTGACGGTGCCGTACAACGGCCAGCGTCCGCCGGCCACCCTCAGCCACAGCGGCACCCTGCCGTCCGGCCTGAGCGGTCACCACGTCATCCTCGCGGTGTGGACGATCGCCGACACGGGCAACGCGTTCTACGCCTGCTCGGACGTCACGTTCTGA